Proteins encoded within one genomic window of Anopheles gambiae chromosome 3, idAnoGambNW_F1_1, whole genome shotgun sequence:
- the LOC133393413 gene encoding uncharacterized protein LOC133393413, with protein MANHPGPSKQSSSSTQRDIREVMANIRQHTQKHTLLPRRQSVPTTGSTETAPEPGPSRGTSGAPATSRITTKPGPSKPSNVGPRPGPSTPKTMPSMRNLPTAERNKQLAENSYARELFLKHTNIKEIVAKKMPQRSAKTQQLYAAHCYELYVQQPKMRIREPLHEVRFDTRYHEGLFRMATEMPLTTPQALVEHKQTLAGAGIAQLCFVDMTQRNSALDHQAQVLQKLKADFQHWSSKLQKLPTYILMCQRKRETEDRKFLSLVKHHSSLKGSWTLRQPMVLEDLIEEWRLPSEKRRSMVWGLLRFDDDHLNQRYGVANYSKFPLNVAVEPEEIVEYAVRNIDFRDDGGAAGQQLGPPGMDSVERCITPVNDSSAYRQDTQEAIHEAIELTEEDIKEENITTDAEDGAAVQPVNAPNMENVPQNHQMVVIPAHAIQAANAHSNDLSAVLREPTIRRQSGEVVYTLEYITKHTNIYVRTVQNYMQRNKGKNQSLSLEKIEKYVAKYYNLFRDTFARQQLPEGINFLNPQDQKELSEKGPLVWALGKVEKGQATVPASNNNSLPLELRPPPKPVPVPQPAVRRPSVSQPPRPTSSNEPKAKQQKKDPILRTVVPTRPGCIQYDSDSSINSIENTQPRDQDVLNEAPDAGNNNQSIAFVSIPSNAAPVPSELRPPLSQDSNAPHSQDTPDTLSFVPYASSTQQTQSQQPYDRETVPLLAQEPPPLTQDPLQLSGTTIPPLAAPNPFASCLTPASSNLSPPIAAIRPNAGQTLSQASSVIPPFQVANDQQPAGSSGSTPPNAPLHSFTIKQEALSQVEAHGGDSSGYENDVQILPTPEADIIYVNDSEDLNTVGGTVEVETAAFDPIVARANALFAINRQTVVLDDVFLSCSEITSNSSLEGRGNRAIKEEQLTISPPRIGRYISLEPHRTRHRAPPCIPLATTKVSGPSAHFMLLTHINIQSVRYTTYPTIWPQCNVLQHNPLTVNVNPPCDGIFSVPVRDQHACQLLGLSAGGKGAEALLAALQHAGKFRYGSKEPKKEYYRLTITEKVLQLFFATVPTCPLDGGLVMCLNSRSSLPADGDEVQLERFNYYAHARPPQRNCAGTKARKEEEECLSDYLMPGIAQQMKALREKLLHQVKC; from the exons ATGGCTAATCATCCGGGTCCATCGAAACAATCGAGCTCCAGTACGCAGCGAGACATCCGGGAGGTTATGGCCAACATACGGCAGCATACCCAGAAGCATACACTGCTTCCTCGAAGGCAAAGCGTACCGACCACCGGCTCGACAGAGACCGCACCGGAACCAGGACCCTCAAGGGGAACGTCAGGTGCACCAGCAACTTCCAGGATAACCACAAAACCAGGCCCCTCCAAACCCTCCAATGTAGGGCCCCGACCGGGACCATCCACCCCGAAGACGATGCCTTCCATGCGAAATTTACCCACTGCCGAGCGGAACAAACAATTGGCAGAGAATTCGTACGCACGGGAACTGTTCCTGAAGCATACCAACATCAAAGAGATCGTAGCCAAAAAGATGCCGCAACGCAGTGCCAAAACGCAGCAGCTTTACGCGGCACACTGTTACGAGCTCTACGTGCAACAGCCCAAGATGCGCATCCGTGAGCCGCTGCACGAGGTGCGGTTCGACACGCGCTACCACGAGGGTTTGTTTCGTATGGCCACCGAAATGCCACTGACAACACCACAAGCACTGGTGGAACACAAGCAAACCCTAGCCGGGGCAGGAATCGCGCAGCTTTGCTTTGTAGACATGACGCAACGGAACAGTGCCCTCGACCATCAGGCCCAGGTACTACAGAAGCTGAAGGCCGACTTTCAGCACTGGTCGTCGAAGCTGCAGAAACTTCCCACCTACATTCTGATGTGCCAGCGGAAGCGCGAAACCGAGGACCGGAAGTTCCTTTCGCTCGTAAAGCATCACTCCTCGCTCAAGGGCAGCTGGACGCTGAGGCAGCCGATGGTGCTGGAGGATCTGATCGAGGAGTGGAGGCTACCGAGCGAAAAGCGCCGCAGTATGGTGTGGGGTTTGCTGCGGTTCGATGACGATCATCTGAACCAAAGGTACGGCGTGGCGAACTATTCCAAATTCCCCTTGAATGTGGCCGTCGAGCCGGAGGAAATTGTTGAATACGCGGTGCGCAACATTGACTTCCgggatgatggtggtgctgctgggcaGCAGCTGGGACCGCCTGGGATGGATTCGGTCGAACGTTGCATTACACCCGTGAACGACAGCTCCGCGTACAGACAGGATACGCAAGAAGCAATCCACGAAGCGATTGAATTGACGGAAGAGGATATAAAAGAGGAAAACATTACAACTGATGCAGAGGATGGTGCAGCTGTCCAACCAGTGAACGCACCGAACATGGAAAACGTACCCCAAAACCATCAGATGGTGGTAATACCTGCCCATGCTATACAAGCCGCCAACGCACATTCCAACGACCTGTCGGCTGTCCTACGCGAACCCACCATACGCCGGCAGAGTGGGGAGGTGGTTTACACGCTGGAATACATCACCAAGCACACCAACATCTACGTGAGGACCGTTCAGAACTATATGCAGCGAAACAAGGGCAAAAACCAGTCGCTGTCGCTGGAAAAGATCGAGAAGTACGTGGCGAAGTACTACAATCTATTCCGGGACACGTTCGCACGCCAGCAGCTTCCCGAAGGAATAAACTTTCTAAACCCTCAGGACCAGAAAGAACTGTCGGAAAAGGGACCGCTAGTATGGGCGCTGGGCAAAGTGGAGAAAGGACAGGCCACAGTGCCCGCAAGCAATAACAATAGCTTACCGCTAGAGCTTCGACCTCCACCGAAACCCGTGCCGGTTCCGCAACCGGCAGTACGACGCCCTTCAGTTTCTCAGCCGCCCCGGCCGACCAGCAGCAACGAACCAAAGGCAAAACAGCAGAAGAAAGATCCCATCCTGCGCACTGTTGTGCCCACGCGGCCCGGCTGTATTCAGTACGACTCGGACAGTTCGATAAACTCGATCGAAAACACGCAACCTCGGGATCAGGATGTGTTGAATGAGGCACCCGACGCTGGTAACAACAATCAGTCGATTGCATTCGTATCGATACCGTCCAACGCCGCCCCCGTACCGAGCGAACTGCGACCCCCGTTGTCGCAGGATTCGAACGCTCCCCATAGCCAAGATACGCCCGACACGTTAAGTTTTGTGCCGTACGCTAGCTCCACCCAGCAAACGCAATCCCAGCAGCCCTACGACAGGGAAACGGTGCCGCTGCTCGCCCAAGAGCCTCCTCCGCTCACGCAGGATCCACTGCAGCTGTCCGGCACGACCATACCGCCGTTAGCTGCGCCAAACCCCTTCGCTTCCTGCCTCACACCGGCCTCCTCCAATTTATCTCCGCCAATCGCTGCGATAAGGCCGAACGCTGGTCAAACACTGTCCCAAGCCAGCTCGGTCATACCACCGTTTCAGGTGGCAAACGATCAACAGCCTGCCGGGAGTTCGGGCTCGACaccgcccaatgcgccgttgCACAGCTTCACCATCAAGCAGGAAGCACTGAGCCAGGTCGAAGCGCACGGCGGCGATTCGTCCGGCTACGAAAACGATGTGCAAATTTTGCCCACCCCGGAAGCGGATATCATCTACGTGAACGATTCGGAAGATCTAAACACGGTCGGCGGAACGGTCGAGGTGGAGACGGCTGCGTTTGATCCGATCGTTGCGCGAGCGAACGCTCTCTTCGCGATCAACAGACAAACGGTAGTCCTGGACGATGTATTCCTGTCCTGCAGCGAAATTACATCCAACAGCTCGCTGGAGGGTAG AGGAAATCGAGCAATAAAGGAGGAACAGCTCACGATCAGCCCACCGCGCATCGGCCGGTACATTTCGCTCGAACCGCACAGAACTCGCCACCGAGCACCACCGTGCATCCCGCTTGCCACAACGAAAGTGTCCGGCCCCTCCGCACACTTCATGCTGCTAACCCACATCAACATCCAGTCCGTACGGTACACCACATATCCCACCATCTGGCCACAGTGCAACGTGCTGCAGCACAATCCACTCACGGTGAACGTAAATCCTCCCTGCGATGGCATCTTCTCCGTCCCGGTGCGTGATCAGCACGCCTGCCAGCTGCTCGGTCTGTCAGCGGGCGGTAAGGGCGCCGAAGCCCTGCTGGCAGCGCTACAGCACGCGGGAAAGTTTCGCTACGGTTCCAAAGAACCGAAGAAAGAGTACTACCGGCTAACGATAACGGAGAAGGTGCTGCAGCTATTCTTTGCGACCGTTCCGACCTGCCCGCTGGACGGTGGGCTGGTAATGTGCCTCAACAGTCGCTCCAGCCTTCCGGCGGACGGTGACGAGGTGCAGCTGGAACGGTTCAACTATTATGCCCACGCCAGGCCGCCGCAACGCAACTGCGCTGGAACGAAGGCGCgtaaggaggaggaggagtgttTGTCGGATTACCTGATGCCGGGAATAGCACAGCAAATGAAAGCTTTGCGCGAGAAGCTGTTGCATCAAGTGAAATGCTGA